One region of Malania oleifera isolate guangnan ecotype guangnan chromosome 6, ASM2987363v1, whole genome shotgun sequence genomic DNA includes:
- the LOC131157701 gene encoding probable receptor-like serine/threonine-protein kinase At5g57670, with product MVDKNPPISNYQQFFRAKSTLSQTMVASTPAKILIGIPLDADYSKELLSWAVRVLAQTNDTIVALHVLVKEQTKKLTLITKDQTRFRRAKAFVISVMGEFAKACQSKQINLEAKVAFCSSVGRGLTEEANHITAEFLLVGGSRNRSNGTLQEILRYCFQHAPDNCAVISIGRCPKLRQILDSDSSHSKGLRQLSSRGLSKSSYVGGPASSAQTLAVSKAKREKTSPKSVLVGSERESNSTEEDTSSFEDSSVTESPPQGPKHRRGQRHTRKQSSVLKLISSFFNSPFDINGRERNENSLNPEKHQSFLRCFSHEEISKATNDFHPENLVGLGGYSEVYRGDLSCGREIAVKRLAKDNSDQNKEKEFLVELGIIGHVCHRNTAKIIGFCVENGFHLIFNFCPNGNLASALHGGTCNLLEWSVRYKIATGIARGLHYLHKCCKHRIIHRDIKASNVLLGTDYEPQITDFGLAKWLPNKWTHHAVMPIEGTFGYLAPEYFMHGIVDEKTDVFSFGVLLLEIITGRKPVDSSKQNLLHWAQPLMESGDIIKLADPKLGGKYDVDQVRRLVLVASYCIRQSSMWRPSMTEVLEFLTSDLDSEIAWSWRMSKCTDYDTDDYSMVVGCNVSTDIILEDL from the exons ATGGTGGACAAGAATCCGCCCATTTCAAACTATCAGCAATTTTTCCGCGCCAAGTCGACTCTGTCACAGACGATGGTGGCTTCAACTCCTGCCAAAATTCTCATTGGCATCCCTTTAGATGCAGACTACAGCAAGGAACTTCTGTCTTGGGCAGTCCGAGTTTTAGCCCAGACAAATGACACCATAGTTGCCTTACACGTTCTTG TAAAGGAGCAGACAAAGAAGCTGACTTTAATTACCAAAGACCAAACTCGGTTCCGTCGAGCAAAGGCGTTTGTCATATCCGTGATGGGAGAGTTTGCCAAGGCTTGTCAGTCCAAGCAG ATAAATTTGGAGGCAAAGGTTGCCTTTTGCTCTAGCGTTGGAAGAGGCCTAACTGAGGAAGCAAATCACATCACCGCCGAATTTCTTCTTGTGGGTGGCTCTAGAAACAGATCAAATGG aaccttacaagaaattCTGAGGTATTGTTTCCAGCATGCCCCAGACAATTGCGCAGTGATATCAATTGGGAGGTGTCCAAAACTGCGACAGATTTTGGACTCAGATTCCTCACATTCTAAAG GCCTTCGGCAATTGAGTTCGAGGGGGTTGAGCAAGAGCAGTTATGTTGGCGGGCCTGCTTCCTCTGCTCAAACTTTAGCTGTTTCGAAAGCGAAAAGAGAAAAGACTTCACCAAAATCTGTGTTAGTTGGGTCAGAAAGAGAATCAAATAGCACGGAAGAAGACACATCTAGCTTTGAGGATTCTAGCGTCACAGAATCGCCTCCCCAGGGCCCCAAACATAGAAGAGGTCAACGCCACACAAGGAAGCAATCATCAGTGCTCAAGCTTATCTCTTCTTTCTTCAACTCGCCATTTGATATAAATggaagagagagaaatgaaaattCACTCAATCCCGAAAAGCACCAATCATTTTTAAGGTGCTTCAGCCACGAAGAGATTTCAAAAGCTACTAATGATTTCCACCCTG AAAATTTGGTGGGACTTGGTGGATACTCAGAAGTATACAGAGGTGATCTTTCCTGTGGAAGGGAGATTGCAGTGAAGAGGCTAGCCAAGGATAACTCTGACCAAAACAAGGAAAAGGAGTTTCTCGTGGAATTGGGCATAATTGGACATGTCTGCCATCGAAACACTGCGAAAATAATTGGCTTCTGTGTTGAAAATGGTTTCCATCTGATCTTCAACTTCTGTCCAAACGGAAATCTGGCCTCTGCCCTGCATG GTGGAACATGCAACTTACTAGAATGGTCTGTTAGATACAAGATTGCCACGGGAATTGCAAGGGGTTTGCATTACCTTCACAAATGCTGCAAGCACCGAATAATACACCGCGACATAAAAGCATCTAACGTCCTCCTTGGGACAGATTATGAGCCACAG ATTACGGATTTTGGGCTTGCAAAATGGCTTCCAAACAAATGGACTCACCACGCTGTGATGCCCATCGAGGGTACATTTGGATATCTTGCACCGGAGTATTTCATGCACGGCATTGTAGATGAGAAAACTGATGTCTTCTCATTCGGGGTACTTCTTCTGGAGATCATAACTGGACGGAAGCCTGTGGACTCATCAAAACAAAATCTTCTGCATTGG GCACAACCACTTATGGAATCTGGCGACATCATCAAACTAGCTGATCCAAAACTGGGAGGCAAATACGATGTGGATCAAGTGCGTCGACTAGTCCTGGTAGCTTCATACTGCATAAGACAATCCTCCATGTGGCGGCCATCGATGACAGAG GTGTTAGAATTTCTAACTAGTGATCTTGACtctgagattgcatggagctgGAGGATGTCAAAGTGCACGGATTATGATACGGATGATTACTCCATGGTGGTTGGATGCAATGTTTCAACAGATATTATTTTGGAGGATTTATAA